The Thamnophis elegans isolate rThaEle1 chromosome 15, rThaEle1.pri, whole genome shotgun sequence genome includes a window with the following:
- the ZNF362 gene encoding zinc finger protein 362, producing MAEPRFNNTYFWPPPPTMPSQLDNLVLINKIKEQLMAEKIRPHHLPPTSVSSQQPLLVPPSPAESSPSIMSIPKLQQVPGLHPQAVPQPDVALHARPATSTVTGLGLGSRTPAVSTSESSTGTGTSTASTPTSSSQSHLIASSPTLISGITSPPLLDSIKTIQGHSLLGAPKSERGRKKIKAENPSGPPVLVVPYPILASGDIGKEGKTYRCKVCPLTFFTKSEMQIHSKSHTEAKPHKCPHCSKSFANASYLAQHLRIHLGVKPYHCSYCEKSFRQLSHLQQHTRIHTGDRPYKCPHAGCEKAFTQLSNLQSHQRQHNKDKPYKCPNCYRAYSDSASLQIHLSAHAIKHAKAYCCSMCGRAYTSETYLMKHMSKHTVVEHLVSQHSPQRTESPGIPVRISLI from the exons ATGGCGGAGCCGCGCTTTAACAACACCTACTTTTGGCCACCGCCTCCCACCATGCCCAGCCAG CTGGACAATCTAGTCCTCATCAACAAAATCAAGGAGCAGCTCATGGCGGAGAAGATCCGCCCCCACCACCTGCCCCCTACCTCGGTCTCTTCCCAGCAGCCCCTGCTGGTGCCCCCCTCGCCCGCGGAGAGCAGCCCTTCCATCATGTCCATTCCGAAGCTCCAGCAAGTCCCGGGGCTTCACCCACAGGCGGTACCCCAGCCGGACGTGGCCCTCCACGCGCGCCCTGCCACCAGCACCGTCACAG GTTTGGGGCTGGGGTCCCGGACTCCTGCCGTCAGCACTTCTGAATCCAGTACGGGGACGGGGACCAGCACCGCCTCCACGCCCACCTCCTCCAGTCAGAGCCACCTCATCGCCTCCTCGCCCACCCTCATTTCAGGGATCACTAGCCCCCCGCTGTTGGACTCCATCAAGACAATCCAGGGCCACAGCCTGCTGGGGGCCCCCAAGAGCGAACGAGGCCGCAAGAAGATCAAGGCTGAGAATCCGTCGGGACCTCCCGTCCTCGTGGTCCCGTACCCCATTTTAGCTTCGGGAGATATCGGCAAAGAAGGAAAGACATACAG ATGTAAAGTCTGCCCGCTTACCTTCTTCACCAAGTCAGAGATGCAGATCCACTCCAAGTCGCACACCGAGGCCAAGCCGCACAAGTGCCCGCATTGCTCCAAGTCCTTTGCCAATGCCTCTTACCTGGCGCAGCACCTGCGCATCCACCTGGGTGTCAAGCCCTACCACTGTTCCTACTGCGAGAAGTCCTTCCGCCAGCTCTCCCACCTCCAGCAGCACACCAG AATTCATACCGGAGACAGACCATACAAGTGCCCGCATGCCGGTTGTGAAAAGGCTTTCACGCAGCTCTCTAACCTCCAG TCGCACCAACGGCAGCATAACAAAGACAAACCCTACAAATGTCCAAATTGCTACCGGGCGTACTCGGATTCGGCTTCGCTCCAGATCCATCTCTCGGCGCATGCGATCAAGCACGCCAAAGCCTACTGCTGCAGCATGTGCGGACGAGCATACACTTCG GAGACGTATCTGATGAAGCACATGTCGAAACATACGGTGGTGGAGCACCTGGTGAGCCAGCACTCACCTCAGAGGACAGAGTCCCCCGGCATTCCCGTTCGGATATCCCTCATCTGA